The genomic window CTCTCTATGCTTTTAGCATAAACTATGGGACAGTCCTAAGGTCAAGCAGCCTTTTTTATTTTTTGAAAGGGACATAGATTTCCAAATAGGATTTTGCCTGCTCATCTTCCATTGCAAGTAATAACATACAAGCAATCGCTTGCCCAATAGGCTCTAACTGATGCGTGTTCATATAGGTCAAAATAGTCTCAAACACTCTCCCTATCAAATCTTCATTAGTTTCCTTATCTTCAATAATCGTATAGACACATTCATCAAACTGCAGCAATTCACCTTCTTCTCCTTCAGCAGCATCCTTGGTAATCAACATTTTAGAACTATGAATCCCTGTTTCATCAAACAGAACCAATCGCTTAAGTTGGGTCATAGCTGGTTTCGCTTCTGCCAATTTATGTAAGGCAGAAAATTCTTCATACGCACGAAACTCAGAAAAATCCCCCAACACCTTTTGTGGGGGAAACGGTCGTATGGAAATCTGATTTAGCTTCTGTTTAATCGCTTCAATCGTCTGTTGAACCATTTGGATTCCTTGCTTCAGTTCTTCTTGCTGTTGGATAATAGCAGCTATTTTATTCTGTTTTTCCTCTAGAATAGCTGATAGATCATCTAAATCCGTTTTTTGATTAATCCTCGCAATCGCTTTAAAATCCAAATCTAATGAACGGTAAAAATCAACCATCAGGATTCGGTCAATATCCTCCGGTGTATATTCACGGTAAAGATTCTCTTCATTTTGAGTCGGTGAAAACACATTCTTTTTTTCATAATACCTTAGCTGATCCTTAGAAATACCAAGAAAAGCAGCGACTTGTCCGATTGAGTACATAAACCCCTCCTATTTATTTTTTCTTTCTTAATTTTAAGAAAAACAACTGTTGATGGCAAGCGTAAAAAAAAATCTTACATTTCTTCGTTTGGAGATAATCCGGTTACCTGTCATCGATAATAAATCACTTCTCAAAAACTGCACTCTTACAGAAAAAAACAGTCATGAGTGGAGAATCATCGATTCCACTCACAACCGTCTTTCATTTACTTGTTTAGCTTTCAAATCCTTCTGCTACTGCTTCAGGATAATTTTCTTCAACGATACTTGCACAACGCCCACAAAGTGTTGGTAGTTTTTCATCTGAGCCAACATCTGTTCTCACGGAACGGCAACGATCACACGTTTCACCAGGCGCAGCTTCAACCATAACCTTCATATCATCGAATGAAAGAGCTTCTGCTGGAGCATCACCCTCACTGATTTCAAAGGCTGAAACAATCAACAATTGTGCAATATCTGCATCTGCTGCTTTTAATAAAGCACGAATCTGTTCGGTTGGATAAACAGTTACCTTCGCTTCTAATGATTTACCGATCAGTTTAGAATTACGCGCTTCTTCTAAAGCTTTCAGTACATTATCACGGAAATCCATGAAGGCTTCCCACGTATCCATCAACTCTGCTTGATTAGCGAATTCTTCATAGCCAGGGAACTCAGCAAGCTGAACATATTCCTCTTCTTCTTTCAGGAAGCTCCAGATTTCTTCTGACGTATGAGGAATGATTGGTGTCAATAGCTTCGTCAATGCTACGGCAGTCTGATAAAAGACTGTCTGCATACAACGACGTTGATAGTCATTTTCTGCTTCAATGTACACCACATCTTTTGCAAAATCCAGATAGAAGGCGGACAAATCAACTGTCAGGAAGTTCATGACAGAACGATAGATTTGCATAAAGTTATACTTCTCATAGCCTTTTTCACGGATTTCTTTGATGACTTGATTCAATTTTACCGTCATATATTTATCAACAGAACGTAGCTCTTCAAATGGTACTGTATGTTTGGATGGCTCAAAATCACTTGTGTTTGCAAGTAGGAAACGCATGGTATTTCTGATTTTTCTATAAACTTCAGATACTTGGTTCAAGATATCCATAGATACACGTACATCAGACTCAGAGTCCACACTACTTACCCACAATCTCAAAATGTCTGCACCCATTTGCTTGATTACTTTTTCAGGGACGATTGTATTGCCCAGAGACTTACTCATTTTGCGGCCTTCGCCATCTAATGTAAAGCCTTGAGAAAGGACAGCTTTATAAGGTGCTACACCATTGATTGCTACACTTGTTGTGATACTTGAGTTGAACCAGCCACGATACTGGTCTGAACCTTCAAGGTACATATCCGCAGGGAAAGTTAGCTCAGGACGTTGACGCAAAACTGCTTCATGAGAAGAGCCTGAATCAAACCAAACATCCATGATATCCTTTTCTTTTGTAAATGTACCGTTTGGTGAACCTTCATGAGTGAAACCAGCTGGCAATAGCTCTGCTGCTTCTTTTTCATACCAGATATTTGAGCCATGCTCTGCAAATAGATTAGCTACATGGTCGATTGTTTCCGGCGTAATGATTGCATCTCCATTTTCTGCATAGAAGATTGGCAATGGTACACCCCAAGCACGTTGACGAGAGATAACCCAATCGCCACGATCACGAATCATGTTGTAAAGACGTGTTTTCCCCCAAGGAATAATCCAATCTACCTTTTCCACTTCATCAAGAATATCTTGACGGAACTTATCGATCGATGCAAACCACTGTGGCGTTGCACGATAGATGACTGGTTTTTTTGTACGCCAATCATGTGGATAACTATGCTTGAAGAAATCCAGCTTCAATAGTGCATCCTTCTCATCCAGTAAAGCAGTGATCATTGGGTTGGCCTTATCATAAAAGACACCTTCAAAGCCTGGTGCTTCCTCTGTAAACACACCACGATTATCAACTGGTGACAATACATCCAAACCATATTTTTTACTTACGATATAGTCATCCTCACCATGTCCTGGAGCTGTATGAACCAGACCAGTACCAGCTTCCAGCGTAACATGGTCTCCAAGCATCACTAAAGAAGTACGATCATAGAATGGGTGTTGTGCTGTCATATATTCCATGTCTTTTCCGCTGATTGTATCAACGATTTCTACATCATCCCAACCGATTGCTTCCTTCACTTGATCCAACAAGTCTTTTGCGACCACATATTTTTTCCCATATGCTTTTACTACTACGTATTGGTAATCTGCATTAACAGAGATCCCCAGGTTTGCAGGCAATGTCCAAGGGGTTGTTGTCCAGATAACTAATGATGTATCAGTATCCAAAAGTCCTTTGCCATCGACAATCTTAAAGGCAACATAGATAGATGGTGATTTTACATCATGGTACTCAATTTCTGCTTCGGCTAAAGAAGATTCGCTTGATGGAGACCAATAGATTGGCTTCAGTCCTTTATAGATATAGCCTTTTTCAGCCATCTTACCAAATACACGAATTTCTGCAGCTTCATACGAAGGATCCAGTGTAATATATGGGTGTTCCCAATCGCCACCAATCCCTAGACGCTTAAAGTCCGCTCTTTGTGTATCCACTTGAGAACGTGCGTATTCTTCACATTTCTTGCGGTATTCTGCCAACGTCATTTCTTTACGCTTCACACCTTTGTTTGTCAAAACCTGTTCAATTGGTAAGCCGTGCGTATCCCAACCTGGAACATACGGTGATCGGAAACCTGACATTGATTTAGAACGAACAATAATATCTTTACTGATTTTATTCAGCGCATGCCCCAAATGAATATTTCCGTTGGCATACGGGGGACCATCATGAAGAATAAATGACGGTTTTCCTTCATTTAGTTGTTGTCTCTTTTCATAGATTTCTTTTTCTTCCCAGTCTTTCTGCCACTCAACTTCTCTATTTGGCAGATTGCCACGCATTGGAAAAGCTGTTTTTCCAAGCTGCAGTGTTTCTTTCATTTTCATTATTGCTTCCTCACTTTCAATATATATGAATACAACAAAATAGAGAATAGAAAATTAGTGCGTATATTCCTACTTAGAGTCCTTGTCTTTTTTGCTGATTCATAGATCTAAATTCTGTTTCTTTAAGAAACATAAAAAATTTATTCATGGTTATTAAAACAAAAAGAGCCCTTCCATCCCAAGGGACGAAAGCGCTCGTGTTACCACCCAAATTTAGAATCATTTTGTCAATGATTCCCTCTGATGATTGGTATCGTAATCACACGTCAAGCCTTACTCTGTTTCACGCTTGATCTGGAATAGAGGATCTTTTCAATAGTAGGGTCTTGTCAATCTTTCACCATCATTGACTCGCTACAAAGAATACGTATTGATTTTTCTGTTCTATTCATTAGAAATTATTCTATTCTTCTGTTGCAGATTTGCTATCTAGAAACTCTAAGGATTCAGATAACTCATCATTCAGCTTCTTCGCATCTTCTAGAGAAGAAACCGTAGTTGCCTCTTCC from Enterococcus sp. 9E7_DIV0242 includes these protein-coding regions:
- a CDS encoding MerR family transcriptional regulator, giving the protein MYSIGQVAAFLGISKDQLRYYEKKNVFSPTQNEENLYREYTPEDIDRILMVDFYRSLDLDFKAIARINQKTDLDDLSAILEEKQNKIAAIIQQQEELKQGIQMVQQTIEAIKQKLNQISIRPFPPQKVLGDFSEFRAYEEFSALHKLAEAKPAMTQLKRLVLFDETGIHSSKMLITKDAAEGEEGELLQFDECVYTIIEDKETNEDLIGRVFETILTYMNTHQLEPIGQAIACMLLLAMEDEQAKSYLEIYVPFKK
- the ileS gene encoding isoleucine--tRNA ligase; the encoded protein is MKMKETLQLGKTAFPMRGNLPNREVEWQKDWEEKEIYEKRQQLNEGKPSFILHDGPPYANGNIHLGHALNKISKDIIVRSKSMSGFRSPYVPGWDTHGLPIEQVLTNKGVKRKEMTLAEYRKKCEEYARSQVDTQRADFKRLGIGGDWEHPYITLDPSYEAAEIRVFGKMAEKGYIYKGLKPIYWSPSSESSLAEAEIEYHDVKSPSIYVAFKIVDGKGLLDTDTSLVIWTTTPWTLPANLGISVNADYQYVVVKAYGKKYVVAKDLLDQVKEAIGWDDVEIVDTISGKDMEYMTAQHPFYDRTSLVMLGDHVTLEAGTGLVHTAPGHGEDDYIVSKKYGLDVLSPVDNRGVFTEEAPGFEGVFYDKANPMITALLDEKDALLKLDFFKHSYPHDWRTKKPVIYRATPQWFASIDKFRQDILDEVEKVDWIIPWGKTRLYNMIRDRGDWVISRQRAWGVPLPIFYAENGDAIITPETIDHVANLFAEHGSNIWYEKEAAELLPAGFTHEGSPNGTFTKEKDIMDVWFDSGSSHEAVLRQRPELTFPADMYLEGSDQYRGWFNSSITTSVAINGVAPYKAVLSQGFTLDGEGRKMSKSLGNTIVPEKVIKQMGADILRLWVSSVDSESDVRVSMDILNQVSEVYRKIRNTMRFLLANTSDFEPSKHTVPFEELRSVDKYMTVKLNQVIKEIREKGYEKYNFMQIYRSVMNFLTVDLSAFYLDFAKDVVYIEAENDYQRRCMQTVFYQTAVALTKLLTPIIPHTSEEIWSFLKEEEEYVQLAEFPGYEEFANQAELMDTWEAFMDFRDNVLKALEEARNSKLIGKSLEAKVTVYPTEQIRALLKAADADIAQLLIVSAFEISEGDAPAEALSFDDMKVMVEAAPGETCDRCRSVRTDVGSDEKLPTLCGRCASIVEENYPEAVAEGFES